The Methanobrevibacter sp. TLL-48-HuF1 genomic sequence CTTCCAACAAATACCTTTCGTGTTCTTCTCTTTGTGTCATTTACATTAATTTAGTCATTTATTGTATATATTATTAATTAAAGTATAATTGAATTTTAATAAAATACAAATAAGTTTATATAGTAGATTGATACAATAGTAAATTGACTACTAATAACTTCAGCAATTATTAGTAGTCAGAGATAGATAAAAAAACAGCCAATTTTAAAATTCATTTCTCTAAAAAACTTGTAAAAACAAACACATTATAAGGCAAGGAAACTCTCAAATACTTGCCTTATAATCCCAAAAAATACTATTTTTAAAAAAAAAATTCTTTAGAAAACTATAATAATATTTTAAAACTAATATTAAAATTAGTTAATATATAAAATATTAAGGTTGCAATAATGAAGCTAAAATTAGGTATAATCTACGGAATTTTAATATGGTTTTTTGTATATCTAATTACAGCAATATTTAGCCCCTTGATAAGTGACAACATTCCATACATCAATATTGTTGCTCCAATAGCTATTATCGTAGTAACCGGTTTTTTTGGAATCCTCTACATTAGAGATATAAATGAAAATGAAGTTATTGAAGGATTTAAAATTGGAATAATCTTTATTTTAATGGATGTTATTTGTGATTTTGTATTTTTTATACTTCGCAATAAAACAAATATCCTGATTGACGATTATCCGATTCATGTAATTTCTATGATTATATTAACTCTCATTACAACTACATTACTAGGTTATCTAGCACAAATGGAAATAGATTTAAAATAAAGAGGTTTGAATATGATACCTAAATCACATCCACGTTATGAATCATTAGTTTTAAGAGACAAAATAGTTAAAGCCCAAAAGGAAGGATATTTGGCAGATTCTGCAATGATTGCACATGGGAGAGGAGAAGCATTTGACTATCTTCTTGGTGAAAAAACCACATTCCCCGCTAAAAGAGCAATGTATGCGGCAGTAGCTACCATATTATTATCTGAAAATCCCGTCATATCCGTAAATGGAAATACAACTGCTTTAGCTATTGATGAAGTAATTCAATTTGCAAAAACCGTAAATGCCAAAATAGAAATCAACTTGTTTTACAGAACTGATGAAAGAGTAGAAAAAATAACTGAGCTCTACAAGAAACATGGATACAGCCAAATACTTGGAACAAAAGATGACGACATCAAATACCTGAAAAGCATTAAAAATGAAAGAGCTTCAGCCAGCAAAACAGGTATCTATTCAGCAGACACTGTTCTTGTACCTTTAGAGGATGGAGACAGAGCAGAAATTCTAAGTAAAACAGGTAAAAAAACAATCACTATCGATTTGAATCCTTTATCTAGAACTTCACAAACTTCAAACATTTCAATTGTAGACAATGTTGTACGTGCATTTCCGTTTATGACAGAAATTGCTAAAGACTTGAAAACTCAGGACAAACAGCTTTTAATAAACATGGTAAATGACTTTGACAACAAGGAAAACCTTAAAGAATCACTAAAACTATTTAAAAATAATTAAAACGAGGAATATAAAATGGAAATAATGGGAATATCAGGATTGCCTGGATCTGGAAAAAGTTTAGTGTCTGAAATTGCAACTAAAAAAGGAGCAGTAGTTGTAAGTATGGGAGACATAATACGTGAAGAAGCTAAAAAAAGAGGAGAAAGCTCAAAGGAAACTGCAACCAACCTTAGAAAAGAGCATGGAAAATATATTGTAGCACAGCTGACTATTGAAAAAATCAAACAAATGATTGAAGACAAATTAGCTACAACAATTATTGTAGAAGGAATCAGAAGCCCTTTTGAAGTAAAAATGTTTAAAGAAAACTTTGATAATTTTATAATTCTTTCTATTTTTGCAAATCCTGCAATACGTTTTAAAAGATTGCAGGAAAGAAACAGAGAAGATGACTCTAAAAATTATGAAGACTTCCTAAAAAGAGACCAGATGGAATTGGATTTCGGTATTGGAACTGTAATCTCATTATCTGATAAAATCATTATTAATGAAAAAGATCTTGAAAGCTATGAAAAAGAAATAAATGAATTTTTAAAAGAAAACACCACACTTTAAATTCATTTATCTTCTAAATCTGCTTCTTCAATAATATACAAACCACTATCCAAATGCCATGTTTTTTTATCTTTTAAAATATTAATTCTTTTTTTAAAGATTGGACCGTCAATAGCTAGTGTTTCTGCTTCTCCACCTTCAAAAGCTAAATTAATACCAACTTTTTTGTTGATTTCAACTAATTCATCAATAGCTTTATCATCGATTTTTCTACCTAGCCATGATTCATCAAGGCCATAAGCAAAAACACCACTTATTATAACTTCAAAACCTAAAGAAACTATCTTTCGCATGTATTCAAGTTCATCTACATGCCAGTACGGAGATATAATTTCCAGTCCAACTTCACCGCCTAATTTTTCAATTCTTGATTTTTGATAAACTGAATAAAGTGCACCAGTATATATAGCTTCAACACCTAAATCTTTAAGTTTTATAAAAGCCATTTTTAAATCTTCAAGTTCCTCTTCTTTAATACCCTGAGTTTGTGCAGTAATAATTGGAATATCCAATGCTTCTGCAAGCAAATCTGTTATATGAATATTCGGAACATGAAACATGTAAGATTCATCATTAACAGATTTCATAGAAAGAAGATATTTAACATCTTCCCCTGTTTCTAAAGCATTATATAATGCCATAGTACTGTCTTTGCCTCCAGAAAATAAAACAGCTACTTTCATCAAATACTACCTTTTAACCTTTTTATTAAGGAACTTTTTGAATTTCCTATAACTGACAACAACTGCATCGAAGTAAATTCCAACAATAGAAACAATTACACCAACAACCCCTGAAACTGCTATAAATTCATTATCAGATAACATAGACTGATTAGTCTGATTAATAACATCCTGTGTTGGTCCTTCAATATGAGTTGCAACAATTCCTCTTTCCAATAAAGCATTTTCAAATTCCTCTAAAGAAGCAGATGATACAACTAACTTAGCATGTATTTGAGCATAAGCAATAGAATCACCATAAACCAATTTATACCAATCAGAAAATGATTGCAATGCAGAACTAGATGTGTAACCCGGTTCTAAAGTAATATTAATTCTACCAGAAGGTTCAACTGTATAATTTGCATAATGAGAATCAATATTGCCTATTACACTATTAAAATAAGATAATTCCCGGTCATTAAAACTCCATAAGAAAAAGGTTATTCCAGTTTCATTAAATGACTTAAAACCCTCAATTTTAGATAAATTCTGTTCCAATTCACCTACATCTGTGGCAGAAGACAAATCCAAATATAATGTTTCTTCATTTCCTGGAACATTCTTTTCAAGTTCGCCTACAACCGATGGAAACTCCTCATATAAAGGTTCCAAGAAAAATGCCCCACCAATAGCACCTATAAGAAAAGCTACAACAAGAACAAGGACTATTTCTTTTTTAGGCATAAATGGCTTTAACATTCCTATAGAAAAAACAAATACCATCAGTATAAGGAATAAAATAACATATACAATAGCAATTAAAATATCCATAAATTCACGCGCCAATTAATAAATATTACTATTTAAGATAACAAGTGATTTAAATAAGTTTTGGATAGAATAATGGATTATATCCCATTAAAAAAAGAAGAATAAATAAGAATTAATCAATCATAAAATTTCTGATTAACACACTTCCAAATCATTGTATGTTCGTCTTCCTGACTTATAAATTTAAATTCCGTTTCAGGAGCTAGAAGAATATCGCAACTCATTTCAGGATCCATCATACCTCCCAAATAAACAGTTTTAGTGTCTTTTGGAAGTATTAAAACATTTAAATAAGGAATATGATCTTCAAAATGCATATTTACACTGGCTTTAAATGGATTTTTAGAAGAATAAACACCGTCAATAGCCTGTTTTTTCATTAAAGGTTCGAATTCACGATAATAAACTTTAACTTCCTGATTTAAAGGTCGGGCCTTTTCAAAAATCCAATCATTAGAATTATTCTTTATGGCAAATAAGTCAAAAAATGAATCCAAATCAATGCAAACTGTATCCTTACTAGACGGATTTATCATGATTTCATCAATTTCTGATGAATCTTCCAGCATATCCTTTAAATCTTTCATGAAAATAGCTATTACAGAAACTGGAGGATTGTTTTTTTTCAGTTCAACATTGTCGGTAAATAATGGAATGCATTTGCACCCATTTTCTTCAATTGTAACAGGTTTAAATCTAAGAGGTTCATTTATTTTATCACTTTGAGTTTTAGAATATATTTCAACAGGAAGTAAAAGTTGTGCATTTTTAAATTCATATACAAAACTTTCATATTCTTCTTTACTCATAGATTCCGGTTCAATTTTCATTAACTCTTTAAGTTTAGCATTATCTAGATTACTCATAAATTAACCTCACACATACATTATTAATTTACTTTTTAGAGATAAATATATTTTCACTCTCAGCAGGCCATTCAATAACAATAGTATTTTTACCTTTATTTAAATTTAGAATTCCGCTGATAACATCCGCATCATGATTTACCTTAATCAGCTTAGATGAATGGTCATTGAATTTTACACCTGCTGATAGATGTTTTTTGTAGATATTGACATTAATGCTTTGATCAAGTTCCAGATTAACACTTTGTTTTGCACCCTGACCTTCACCATATACCTGATTAATTCCATCAGCTATTTTATATAACTGGGATTTGACATTTATGGTATCTGAAATGTCTGTTGTTTTTTCAATAGCCAGATTAGCTAAAGGCAGAGTAAAAACAGTTAAAAGAATTAAAGCTATTGCAAATATAAAGAGATATTCAACTGAAATTTGGCCGTTATTTTCTTTAAGCATCACATCACCAGAAAGAACTTTTTTATAAACAGCATCATCAAATCACCATAAATAACAGATATTAAAAATCCTGCAAGTATTGCTGGTGCAAATGGAAATCCTATTTTTATTGAAATGTTGTTGGATATGATTTTTTGAGCATTCATAATCTTTAACAAATACATATCCTGAAGGGTTATTCCCCCTGCACTTTGGGATTTGAAGTAGTAGTCAAAATCCGGATTATCTTTTGTTTTATAAACTTTTAAATTGCCGTTGATGTCATTAATTAAAATAGCTATCTTTTCATTATTAAAATAATAGTCATTGACAATCATTCCCTCCTTCAGGTCTTTAACCAGTATTAATTTATTTAGATTTAACTTTAAAAATAGAGATATGGAATTTATATTTAAAAATGAAAATAACATATCCTTATTTGAGTTAAATATTGTGTTTTTTAATACCAGATAACCAGTAAAAATCAGCAGAAATGGAAATGCTACTAAAATACTGTTTATAATTACTGTAAATGAAAAGGGGTAAACTGATAGCTGAGGATAAATATTTAAAAAGTTAACATTTATGCCAAATGGTATAACTGTAGCAATAGCTGTGAGTAATTTTACATCTCCCCCACCCCAAATTTTTAATTTCCAAAAAAGCAAAGTTACTATATATGTTACAAACATTGAAATTATTGAGCATAAAATGTATTTAATGTTAGTAGAAAGAACTGACAAAAACAGGTTAGAAATTAATCCGAAAATAAGCAGAGAGAAATTTAGCTTATTAGATATAATTCCTGTTTTAACATCAAAAATTGCAGCCAAACAACAAAATAAAGATGTAACTATAATTTGAACTAAAAATATAATACTAAAATCCATAATTCTAGTATAAACTAAGAAATATATTAATTAGCTAGAAAATAAGAGTGTAAAATTGTTTTTAAAATGAAAAAATGAAGAGAATCAGTTTTTAGAATACTCACAAATAGCTTCTAAAAATGATTTAAATAATGGATGTGGCCTATTCGGTCTTGATTTAAATTCCGGATGGAACTGGCAGCCGACAGCCCATGGATGATTTGGCAATTCCACAATTTCAACTAAGAAGTCATCAGGACTAACTCCAGAAATAATCAAACCTTTGTCTTCCAGATCTTTCCTGTAATTATTGTTAAATTCAAATCTGTGTCTGTGACGTTCTGCAATATCTTCCTTATTATAAGCTTCATATGTTTTAGTTCCCTCAATAAGCTTACAGTCATAAGAACCTAAACGCATAGTTCCACCCATGTTTTTAACTTTTTTCTGTTCTTCCATCATGTCAATAACTGGGTGAGGATTATTGCTGTCAAATTCTGCACTGTTAGCTTCAGGATATCCGTTGCGTCTTGCAAATTGGGTTACAATAGAATGCATTCCTAAACAGATACCGAAGAGTGGAACATTATGTTCAATAGCATAATCTACAGCATCAAGTTTGCCTTCAAATCCTCGTTCTCCAAATCCTCCAGGAATAAGAATACCATGGAGATTGCCCATAACACCTTCATCCAACTTGTCAACATCAGAACTTATGTAAATGATATTGGCTTTTACACCTGCACTAGCTGCAGCATGTTGCAGAGATTCTCTGATACTGATATATGCATCTTCAAGCTCAACATATTTACCGACAATTCCAATATTCACAACAGGACTTTCAATCTTAAGAGATTCTACAATTTTACGCCAGTCATCAAGTTTTGAGGAATCCGGTTTAATATCCAATCCTATTCTGTTAACAATTAATTCACCAATGTTATTTTCCTCTAAAACCAATGGAACCTCATAAATAGTACTTGCATCAGGAGTGTTTACAACAGCTTTCTGATTCACATCACAGAAATGAGCTATTTTTCCTTCTAAAGCATCATCAATCGGTTCCTGAGATCTGCATACAATAACATCAGGGTTAATACCCATACTTCTTAATTCTTTTGTAGAATGTTGTGTTGGTTTGGTTTTAAATTCACCGGCAGCATTCAGGTATGGAATAAATGTAACATGAACAAACATGACATTATCATGCCCTTCTTCATTTCTAAGTTGCCTTAAAGCTTCCAGGAAAGGTTGGCTTTCAATATCCCCAACAGTACCACCTAACTCAATTAAAACAACATCATAATCTCCATTATCAGAGATTAACCTGATCATTTCTTTAATTTCATTAGTAATATGTGGAATAACTTGAACACAAGCCCCCAAGAATTTACCTTCCCTTTCTTTAGAAATAACAGATTTATAAACTTTACCTGTAGTAATGTTAGATAAACCAGGCAGTTCAACATCTAAAAATCTTTCATAATGACCTAAATCCAAGTCAGTCTCCATTCCATCATTAGTTACAAAAACTTCACCATGCTGATAAGGGTTTAATGTTCCTGAATCCCAATTCAAATAAGGGTCTATTTTAATAGCAGCTACTTTTAAACCATAAGATCTTAAAATACGACCCATAGATGCAGAAGTAATTCCTTTTCCAATAGAACTAACTACCCCACCAGTTATAATAATATACTTTGTCAGAAAAATCCTCTCCATTTTTATAAAAAAATAAAATTATATACATTTATAGTTTAGTTATTCATAATATATATAATAATTTGAAAAAAATTAGATTAAATTATGGTAGCTATACTTGGGTGGTGTAATTGTATAGCTACCTAATTTTTACCTAAAAGAATTCCGGCAATCAGCCATCGGGTTGGGTGGTGGAATGACCAATCACCTCAGATAAATTCTTTTAAACAAAAATCAGAAAGAGTAAAACTCTTCCGATAGTAACATTTATAGCATTATTTATAAATACTTTGCTATCATAACATGGCACTGTCAATAACTTTGGTGATGAATGCCTCGGAAGTTTCTCTGCACCCAGTATTTGGTTTTGAGAGAAAATCTTGTCCTAGCTCCTTCAAAAGTTCTTAATGTTTTTTTAATATGCTTAGGGAAAACTTTTTGAAAGAAATTTTCAATTTTATTACTTGTAGTTGGAACATTACTATTTTCAAGATGAAATGTTATTGTTTTAAAGTAAGGAATGATGAAAAACCACAATAAATTAAAAATAACTTTCGGCAAATTGTTTTGTATACTAATAAGATAATCTCTACCTTTTTTAGCAGATTCTAAATCATTAGCATCTAAAACATCAAAAACTAATTGTTTACAATAATTTAAGTATTCCAATTCTTCATCAGAATAATTATTTCTTTTTTTATCCTCTCTAATGTTCCTGTTTATCTTTTGTTTTGTGTGAAACATACAGAATTGATGTCTAACCCCAACTTTTTCAATTGCTGGATGATACTCATCTTTTAAATCAGATACAATACAAATCTTAGGCTGATTACGTAGGGAATCATCTAAAAACTTATATATAGTTCCAATATCCTCTGATTCCACCAGATCCATAGAAACAACAGAATTCAATTTAACATCAAATAAGACTAAAAAATAGTTCCAAACACCGTTAATTTTAGTCCAAAGACTATCAAACAAATAATATCCAGAATAAGATTCATTCACACTTATATCATCATTTTCATCAGATATTATGCAAGATTCAATACTTTGATGTGAAATATCTACATTGAAGAATCTTTTGAGCATATACTGAATTTTATAAATACTATTTCCAGAAACAGAGTATATTTCATTGATATATTCTATTACAGGCTTTGTAATATTGCAATTTTCATCAACAATAGATTTAATATCAGTATAAAAAATTTTACCACATTTTTTACATTTATATTTCTGAATAATACATTTTTGTTCTCCAACATTTAAAAAATACAATTTACGAACATAATTCCCATTTTTAACAACATTTGAGGAATAACAATCAGGACAAAATGCATATTTATATTTAAAATAAAAATTACCATGTTTAGTAAGCCTAATTAAATTATCATCCGAATTTAAACATCCATTGCTTAATTTCTCCCCATAAGATTCATATTCAGAAAATTCTTCAAAAAAATCGAAAAGTTTAAGTTGTTTATCCTCCAATATAGAACATGGAGCTTTTGTATTGTCTTTATTCATATTAATATATTAGCTCCACTTAATATATTAAATTTACTATCTTATTTTAAAAAATAAAACCCAAAAAAGCATTTAAAAAATTTTTTGAAATTAAAAATTAAAAATTCAAATCACCAAAGTCCTTGACAGAGCCCATAACATAGATTCCAAATCAACTTCCAGCAAGTCTTTAACCTTTTTAAGTTCATCAGCAATCTTTATATGCTGAGTGCAATTTTTTTCACATTCCCCGCATTCCAAACATGAAGATGCAGGTGCATTTTTCCTTGCTAAATTATCATAGTAGAAATAATGTAAAAACTGAAGTTCAATAGATTGTTTAACATCATTGTAAAGAGCAAAGAACTTTGAAATTGGAATGTTTGTAGGACATGCGTCCAAACAGTAATCACACCCAGTACATGGAATAGCTATTGAATCATTAATAATTTCAACAACATCTCCAATAACCTTCTGTTCATCTTCAGTTAATGGAGCGAAATCTTTCATATAGCTTAAATTGTCTTCAAGCTGTTCCAATGTACTTACTCCGGACAGTACTGTTAAAACACCTTCCAGACCGGCTGCAAATCTGATTCCCCATGATGCAAGTGACAAATCAGAATTTGAATCTGTCAGTATTTTACCTGCTTCATCTGGAATATTTACCAGTGATCCTCCTTTTAAAGGCTCCATTACAATAATATCCTTATTGTATTTTCTGGCTACTTCATAGCATTTTCTTGACTGAATTCCCTCATTGTCCCAGTCAAGATAGTTTATCTGCAACTGCACAAATTCTATAGAAGGATGTTCCTTTAATATTTTATCAAGAGTGTCTGCATCATCATGAAATGAAATTCCGAGGTGTTTGATAAATCCGTCTTCCTTTAACTTTTCTGCAAACTCAAAACAATTTAACTGAGGAATAATTCCATTGTAGAAATTGTTTGTAAGATTGTGCAGCATGTAATAATCAAAATACTCAACACCACATCTTTCTTTTTGCTCATTGAATATTTCTTCAAGGTTATGTGAAGGTTTAAGCATGTACACAGGTAATTTATCAGCTATTATTACATCTTCTCTCGGATATCTTTCAATAACTGCCTTTCTAATTGCCACTTCACTTAATCCCTCATGATATCCGTATGCAGTGTCAAAGTAATTGAATCCGCTTTCAATATATTTATCAACCATTTCAAATACCTGAGGCATGTCAATATCTTCAGGATTGTCACTGTTACATGGTAATCTCATGCATCCAAAACCGAATTTTTTCATATTATCATCTCTTTTTTATAATGGAAGCCATTCTATAAATTCTTTAATATAATCATTGCAAAACTCCCAGGTGTGTTCTCCTGAAGAGCATCTGAATTCTACATCAACATTTCTTGATTTCAAGTAATTATAATAATCCATATTTTCATTATATAAGAAGTCATTATCTCCAACTGCCATGAAAATCTTTGGAATTTCAATATTTTTAGCTATCAAATCATCGATTAAAAATTTGGGATCCATGTCACTTCCGATTACTTTATCCAAATCACCAAAACAGGACTGGGCAAAAGATCTTGAAGAG encodes the following:
- a CDS encoding 4-phosphopantoate--beta-alanine ligase, producing the protein MIPKSHPRYESLVLRDKIVKAQKEGYLADSAMIAHGRGEAFDYLLGEKTTFPAKRAMYAAVATILLSENPVISVNGNTTALAIDEVIQFAKTVNAKIEINLFYRTDERVEKITELYKKHGYSQILGTKDDDIKYLKSIKNERASASKTGIYSADTVLVPLEDGDRAEILSKTGKKTITIDLNPLSRTSQTSNISIVDNVVRAFPFMTEIAKDLKTQDKQLLINMVNDFDNKENLKESLKLFKNN
- a CDS encoding nucleoside monophosphate kinase encodes the protein MEIMGISGLPGSGKSLVSEIATKKGAVVVSMGDIIREEAKKRGESSKETATNLRKEHGKYIVAQLTIEKIKQMIEDKLATTIIVEGIRSPFEVKMFKENFDNFIILSIFANPAIRFKRLQERNREDDSKNYEDFLKRDQMELDFGIGTVISLSDKIIINEKDLESYEKEINEFLKENTTL
- a CDS encoding TIGR00289 family protein produces the protein MKVAVLFSGGKDSTMALYNALETGEDVKYLLSMKSVNDESYMFHVPNIHITDLLAEALDIPIITAQTQGIKEEELEDLKMAFIKLKDLGVEAIYTGALYSVYQKSRIEKLGGEVGLEIISPYWHVDELEYMRKIVSLGFEVIISGVFAYGLDESWLGRKIDDKAIDELVEINKKVGINLAFEGGEAETLAIDGPIFKKRINILKDKKTWHLDSGLYIIEEADLEDK
- a CDS encoding SseB family protein codes for the protein MSNLDNAKLKELMKIEPESMSKEEYESFVYEFKNAQLLLPVEIYSKTQSDKINEPLRFKPVTIEENGCKCIPLFTDNVELKKNNPPVSVIAIFMKDLKDMLEDSSEIDEIMINPSSKDTVCIDLDSFFDLFAIKNNSNDWIFEKARPLNQEVKVYYREFEPLMKKQAIDGVYSSKNPFKASVNMHFEDHIPYLNVLILPKDTKTVYLGGMMDPEMSCDILLAPETEFKFISQEDEHTMIWKCVNQKFYD
- a CDS encoding class III signal peptide-containing protein; its protein translation is MLKENNGQISVEYLFIFAIALILLTVFTLPLANLAIEKTTDISDTINVKSQLYKIADGINQVYGEGQGAKQSVNLELDQSINVNIYKKHLSAGVKFNDHSSKLIKVNHDADVISGILNLNKGKNTIVIEWPAESENIFISKK
- a CDS encoding CTP synthase; translation: MERIFLTKYIIITGGVVSSIGKGITSASMGRILRSYGLKVAAIKIDPYLNWDSGTLNPYQHGEVFVTNDGMETDLDLGHYERFLDVELPGLSNITTGKVYKSVISKEREGKFLGACVQVIPHITNEIKEMIRLISDNGDYDVVLIELGGTVGDIESQPFLEALRQLRNEEGHDNVMFVHVTFIPYLNAAGEFKTKPTQHSTKELRSMGINPDVIVCRSQEPIDDALEGKIAHFCDVNQKAVVNTPDASTIYEVPLVLEENNIGELIVNRIGLDIKPDSSKLDDWRKIVESLKIESPVVNIGIVGKYVELEDAYISIRESLQHAAASAGVKANIIYISSDVDKLDEGVMGNLHGILIPGGFGERGFEGKLDAVDYAIEHNVPLFGICLGMHSIVTQFARRNGYPEANSAEFDSNNPHPVIDMMEEQKKVKNMGGTMRLGSYDCKLIEGTKTYEAYNKEDIAERHRHRFEFNNNYRKDLEDKGLIISGVSPDDFLVEIVELPNHPWAVGCQFHPEFKSRPNRPHPLFKSFLEAICEYSKN
- a CDS encoding aldo/keto reductase, translated to MKKFGFGCMRLPCNSDNPEDIDMPQVFEMVDKYIESGFNYFDTAYGYHEGLSEVAIRKAVIERYPREDVIIADKLPVYMLKPSHNLEEIFNEQKERCGVEYFDYYMLHNLTNNFYNGIIPQLNCFEFAEKLKEDGFIKHLGISFHDDADTLDKILKEHPSIEFVQLQINYLDWDNEGIQSRKCYEVARKYNKDIIVMEPLKGGSLVNIPDEAGKILTDSNSDLSLASWGIRFAAGLEGVLTVLSGVSTLEQLEDNLSYMKDFAPLTEDEQKVIGDVVEIINDSIAIPCTGCDYCLDACPTNIPISKFFALYNDVKQSIELQFLHYFYYDNLARKNAPASSCLECGECEKNCTQHIKIADELKKVKDLLEVDLESMLWALSRTLVI